The sequence TGCAGATAGCGTCCCGGATTTCACGCTCAACATCGAGTCCCCGGCGGATTTTGGTTCGACGCAAGCTCAAATTGAGAACTACGCCAAGATCGTATCGATTTTAGACAACCGGGGTTCCAGCGCGCGCATTGTCGTGGATGAGAGATGCAATACGTTTGAGGATATCCGGCTCTTTGCCGAAGCGAAGGCCACGCATCTCGTTCAGATCAAGACCCCCGATGTCGGCTCAATTGCCGATACAGCGCGGGCAGTTCTTCTCTGCAAAACGAATAAGGTAGGCGCATATGTCGGGGGAAGCTGTACCGAGACAGATCTCTCCGCCCAAGCTTCCGTCCACGTATCCGTGGCAACCCAGGCCGACATGATGCTTGCAAAGCCTGGAATGGGTGTCGACGAGGCATTCTCAATTGTTGGGAACGAACAGAACCGCTTGCTGGCGATGCTGAACCGTCGTCGGACCCAAAACGAAAAAATTTGATGACAAGCACGGTGTTGTATGCAGAACTCTCTTGAGGGGATCACTGTCGTAGCCGTGGAGCAGGCGGTGGCCGCGCCTTACGCATCGTCGCGCCTTGCGGACGCCGGCGCCCGGGTCATCAAGGTTGAGAGGCCCGAAGGGGATTTTGCCCGAAACTACGACAAGTTGGTGCGTGGGCAAAGCGCCTATTTCGTCTGGCTTAATCGGGGTAAGGAGTCGGTCTGTCTGGACCTGAGGTTGGAGGCGGATCGCGCCGTCCTGGACACGCTCATTGCCAGTGCTGACGTCTTTATCCAGAATCTGAAGCCGGGCAGTATCCAAAAACTGGGTTTCGCGTCTGCGGATCTGCGTCGACGTTTTCCGCGGCTGATCACCTGCGACATTTCTGGTTTCGGGGACATAGGGCCGTATTCCCATTTGAAAGCCTATGATCTCATCGTCCAGGCCGAAACAGGTCTATGCGCGATCACCGGCAACCAACAGGGTCCCGCGCGTGTAGGGGTCTCGGTTTGCGACATTTCGGCGGGCATGACGGCACATAGCGCCATTCTTCAGGCACTGTACCACCGCGAGGTTACCGGAGAAGGAACAGGCATCCAGGTGTCACTGTTCGATGCCGTCGCCGACTGGATGAATGTTCCGGTTTTGCAAAACGACTATAGCAGCTACCACACGGTACGCGCCGGCGTGAAACACCCGTCGCTTGCTCCATACGGCGCCTATCGTTGCGCCGACGGCAAAGAGGTCATCTTTTCGGTTCAGAACGACCGCGAATGGGTGAATTTTTGCGAGAAGTTCCTGAAGCAGCCCGGGCTGACCCGCGCATCTGGCTTCGCCGATAATATGGAGCGTCTCGGTCACCGAGCACAACTTGATGAGATCATTGAACGGCGGTTTTCCGAACTATCCTGCCACCAAGCGATGCAGGAGCTTGAGACGGCCGGCCTTGCATACGGCCGACTGAACGAAGTGGTGGATGTTTCAAATCATCCACACATTCGCAGGGTTGAGGTAAGCACACCCGAAGGAACCGTCGCGACGATAGCGCCGGCAGCGATTTTCAACTCGGAGCACCCCGCGCTGCGCCCAGTTCCGGCTCTTGGCGCCCATACTGAGGCGGTCCGCGAGGAGGTTCTGGCGCTTTTGCGCGAAAGAGCCGCGTCAGCGGGAGACCGCGTCTGAGTAGGGGGAGTGCGCTCGCGGTTTGCGAAAAGCCTGTTTGCCCGGATCATCTCAGCGTGTAGACCATTCAGCAAGCCTCCTGCCGTCACGTTCGCTAACATTGATTGCACAGGCGACTCCATGATCAAGGACACCTTTCCGGCCGTCGAAAGCGCGATGTCTGTGCCTCGCTGGAGATCCCTGCTCTTCGTACCCACTCACGTCCCGCGCTTTGTGGTGTGGAGGAGCGGCGCCGCGAGGCGTCCCCCTATCCCGATCAATCCTGAATCCCTTAAATCGCGACACGCTTTAGTGGGACAGTTTTGTGGCTTGCCTGCCATCTCGTTTCGAGATAGATATAAGAGCACTGGGGAAACATGCCCCGGGTGGATTTCTTCATCGTGGACATCAGGCAGTTAAGATACTTTGTCGGCGTTGTCGAAGCCGGCAGTTTCACGAAGGCAGCTGCGACCCTCAATGTTGCTCAAAGCGCTTTAAGCCTGCATGTGCGTCAACTGGAGGAAGGATTCGGGACACAGCTGCTGGTTCGCGAGAGGACCGGTGTTAGTGTCACGGCGTCTGGAGACAAGCTGCTTGAGCGCGCGCGGAACATCCTTAAGGAAATTCGACTCACCGAGGCGGAATTGACCAACACAGCCGCTTCCCCTGCCGGGGAGGTGACCATTGGCATTCCGTCCGGAGCCGCTCGCGTCCTTAGCGGCCCCCTGCTTGAATCAGTGAGAGCCGAACTGCCGAGGGTCTCACTAAAGATGATCGAGGGTATGACGGGACCGCTGGAGGAGTGGATGGCTGCTGGACGCTTCAATCTGGCAGTTCTCTACCGGACCGCGGACAGTGTGGGGCGAATGACAGTCCTGGCGCGCGAAGACCTCTGTCTGGTGGTGCCGTCAGGTGAGCCGCCTTTCGAAGAGTCGATATCTCTGGCGGACCTGCATGCGTTCCCGTTGGCGGTTCCCATGCGCAATAACAACGTCAGGCGTTCGGTGGCTGACGTCGTCGCACAACACGGCTGCGCGCTGGATGTCAAGTTTGAAGTGGACTCGCTCTCAACCATCATCAACATGGTCATAGAGGGAAAAGCCCATTCTATTCTCGCCCCCTCGGCCGTTCAAAAAGAGGCATCTCAAGGGCTGGTTAGGACGGTCAAAATCGTCGATCCGGTGATCACCCGTTCCGTCGTGCTTGCCGTAAATCCGAAAGATGAGCGTTCTGCGGCCGTCTCCGCGGTCCGCAAGCTCATCCCCAAGGTCGCCAGAGAATTAATTGAGAGTCGGGCCTGGGCAGCTGCGGCACCTGACGCGGCCTGACAATCCATTCGACCTGTATGGCAACGCCACGACCTCTTGCGGCCATCAGGATCAGATCGATCTGGATTCCAGATGGACTTCGGCAATATTCGATATTTGACCTGGCGCGACACTCGCGATGAAACTGGCTCAGGCGAGTTACCGGGTTCGGTATCGAACGGCGCTCGTATGGCAAGAATTCACTTGAGTGGAGCACGCGATGTTCGACGCCAGGACCTACGAGCTCTTCATTAACGGCAAATGGCGAGCCGGTGGCAGCAAAGCAACATTGCCGGTGATTAACCCGGCGACGGAGAAGGTATTTGCCTCGGTGGCCTCGGCCACGGTGTCGGACTTGGATGAGGCTCTTGCTTCGGCAGAACGCAGCCGCAAGGCGTGGTCCTCGCGGCCAGCCAAAGATCGGGGCGAGATCCTCGTAGCAGCCGCAAGGATTCTAGCAGAGAAGGCTGCAGCCGCAGCCCGGGACCTGTCGGCCGAACAGGGAAAAACGATTGCCGAAGCGACAGGTGAGTACGCGCGCGCTGTCGAAACGCTGGAATGGAACGGCAGAAATGTTGAAGAGCTGTCGGCCTCGATTCCGTTGGGCCCGAACCGGATGATCGTCCCGGAGGCGCTCGGTGTCGTTGCTGCCTTTACGCCTTGGAACTATCCGGCCGTTCTCATCGCGCGCAAGCTCGCCCCCGCGCTGGCGGCAGGCTGCCCGGTGATCCTCAAAGGGGCTGAAGAGACACCGAGCGTGGCTGTCCATATCGTTGAATCGTTGCGCCAAGCAGGCATCCCCGACGGCGTGGTCAATCTGGTCTTCGGTATTCCGGTGCATATATCGCGGCATCTCCTGAGTTCCCCAACCGTGAAGGTCTTGACTTTCACCGGTTCAACCGCGGTTGGAAAACAGCTGGCCATGCTCGCCGCGAATAATTTGCAGCGCTGCATTCTTGAACTCGGTGGGCACTCTCCGGTTATTGTGTGCGAGGATGCCGACCTGGCAAAGGCCATACCCGCGATCTCGGAATACAAGTTCGAGTGCGCGGGCCAGAGTTGCAATGCGCCCAGCAGGATTCTTGTCGCTCGGTCTCTCTATGAGCAATTCCTGTCCCGGATGACGGATGCGGCCCGCAAGATAAAGATCGGCGCACCGGACGACCCTGCAACGGAGATGGGTCCGATGGCAAATGCGCGGCGAATCGAGGCCATGCAGCGTCTGACCAAGGATGCGGTCGATCGTGGCGCCCGCATCGAGACCGGTGGAACCCGCCTCGACGGACCGGGCTTTTACTGGCCGCCAACCATCCTGACGGGTGTGCCAAAGGATGCCAGAGTGCTTCATGAAGAGCCGTTCGGGCCGATCCTCACGGTGGCGCCGTTCGACACGCTTGAGGAGGCCATCGAGGAAGCCAACGCCACCGAGTACGGCCTGGCCGCCTATTTCTTCACCGGCGCTGCCGATGCGCAACAGAAGCTTATCAACAGTCTTTCAGCAGGCGCTGTCAGTGTGAATTACCTGAAAGGGGTTTCCGCGGATGCGCCCTATGGGGGCGTCAAACAGAGCGGCTATGGATATGAAGGAGGCGAGCAGGGAGTGCGGAGCTTCCAGATCTTGAAAATGGTCAACGGCCTCAGCTCATTTGGATGAAATCCGGTGGGAAATAGAACACGGACCATAGCCGGCAAGGACATCACAAGGAGCGTGGCCGACGCCCTTCAGTACATCTCGTACTACCATCCTCCAGATTATATCCGGTCTCTTTCGCAGGCCTACGCGCGCGAACAGAGTCCAGCGGCGAAGAACGCAATAGGGCAGATTCTGCTGAACTCCCGCATGGCGGCCTTCGGGCGGCGGCCGATCTGCCAGGACACCGGCCTTGTGGTCGTCTTCGCGAAGGTCGGCATGGAAACCCGCATCAAATCAACGATCAGTTTCGCAGACCTCGTGAACGAGGGCGTCCGTCAGGCATATCTCGACCCGGACAATCCCCTTCGGGCCTCGATCGTTGCCGATCCGCTCGCCGGACGGGTCAATACTCGTGACAACACGCCGGCGGTCGTCCACGTTGACCTTGTACAAGGTAACCAGATTGAGATCACCATTGCCGCAAAAGGCGGCGGGTCAGAGAACAAAGCACGTTTTACCACCTTGAACCCCAGCGCCTCCGTTTCCGACTGGGTGATTGACACAGTATCGACGCTTGGCAGTGGGTGGTGTCCGCCCGGCCTGATCTCCGTCGGCATCGGTGGTAGCGCTGAAAAGGCGATGCTGCTGGCCAAGGAGGCCATGAACAAGCCCATCGACATGTCGGAACTAATCGCCAGGGGGCCGTCAAGCGCGGAGGAGGCATTGCGGATTGAGCTTTATGAGCGGATTAACGCGCTGGGCATCGGCGCCCAAGGCCTCGGTGGCCTGACGACAGTCGTCGATGTCAAGGTTGCGACGTATCCTACCCATGCGGCGTCCAAGCCCGTGGCGCTCATTCCGCAATGCGCCGCCAACCGGCACCTGAAGTTTACCTTGGATGGCTCCGGACCAATCAGGGTGCAGCCGCCCGATTTGTGCGAATGGCCCGACATTGGAACCGACGAATTGAGTCCAGCCGGCGTGCGAAGAGTCAACCTCGATGCGTTGACCAAGGAAGAGACGGCATCGTGGCGCTGTGGTGAAACGCTCCTTCTGTCCGGAAAGATGCTGACAGGCCGTGACGCCGCCCACAAGCGAATGGTCGAGCTGATCGACGCCGGCAAACCGCTTCCGTTCGATCTGCAGGGACGCGTGATATACTACGTTGGACCCGTCCGCGCCGTGCGAGATGAGGTCGTCGGACCGGCTGGCCCAACAACCTCCAGCCGCTTGGACGATTTTACGGACAAGGTGCTCGCCGAAACCGGGCTTTTCGCGATGGTGGGCAAAGCGGAGAGGGGACGAGCGGCCATCGAGTCGATCGTAAGACATAAAACGCCGTATCTCATCGCAGTGGGTGGGGCTGCCTACCTGATATCAAAATCAATTAAGTCAGCGCGGCTCATTGCCTTCGAAGACCTGGGTATGGAAGCAGTCTATGAATTCGAGGTGCAGGATATGCCCGTGATCATGGCTGTCGATGTTGATGGAAACTCCATTCACAATTCAGGGCCTCTTGAGTGGCGCAAGCGCATGGCGGCCGACAGCATCGCACGCAACATCGGCGTTTGAGCCTTCCGACTAAGCTCGGTTGGTGGGCGTCAATTCCGTTGTTGACAACGGCTAAGAGCAGAAGGTCATGAAGTCGAAACCCAATCCTGCGCGCCTGGACGCTTGGGACTTCCGGATTCTCTCAGAGATTCAGTCAGACGGCCGGATTTCAAAAAGCGAGCTTGCAAAACGCGTTCATCTTTCGGCGTCGGCCTGCTCGGAGCGGCTCCGTGCACTCGAGGTCGCAGGGATTATTGAGGGGTTCTACGCGCGGCTGAGTCCGGTCCTCATCAGCGGCATGGTCTTTGTCATGGTGGAGGTCGTGCTGGAACGTCATCGCCTCGAGGACCAAAGACACTTTGAGACTGCGATCGGAGAATTTCCGGAAATCTTGGATTGCTGGGCTATCGGCGGGCGGATCGATTATCTGATGCGCATCGCATCTCCTTCTATGGCTGCGTATCAGGATTTCATGGAGCGACTGCTGCAGGCAGGCTTGGGGATCGATCAATATTACAGTCTTGTCGTGACCAAACCTGTGAAATCCAATTCGCCGATCCCCTTGTCCGCACTAAGGGAACGGTGAATGCCGAAGCCGTGGTTTCCACGGCGTTTGATGGCGATTCCGCCAATTCGTCGGCGAAAGACGTGCATTCCCGCGAAACTCAAAAGGCTGTTGCGGTATGCTTATTGCTAAGGAAGCGGCCGGCCGAGTGCCCTCCGCCAATCCATCGCGAGGAGAGGGACTATGCGGTTGAGCAATCTGGGAACCGAGCAACTCAGAGAGAAGGATCGAAGCTTCGTCTTTCATCCGTCCACGCATCTGGCCAAGCACAGCCGAGGCGAGACCCCAAATCGGATCATGGCCGGTGCGGAAGGCGTGTACATCTGGGATACCGAAGGCCGAAAGAGCCTCGACGGTTTCGGTGGGCTCTACTGCGTCAATATGGGATATGGCTGCACGGAAATTGCCGAGGCCATTGCCAGGCAAGCACACGAATTGCCGTTCGCCCATGTCTATGCAAGTCAAGGAACAGAGCCAGTCGCCCTCTTGGCAGAGGCCGTCGTCGAATATTTTGGCCAGAACATGCGAAGGGTCTTTTTCGGCCTTTCCGGCTCCGACGCCAACGAAACCAACATCAAGCTGGTCTGGTACTACAACAACATTCTGGGCCGCCCCGAAAAGAAGAAGATCATCTCGCGACATCGCGGTTATCATGGGTCTGGGCTGGTCACCGGGAGCCTGACAGGCCTTGCCTTCTTCCATAATTTCTTCGACCTGCCGCTCGATTTGGTGCGCCATACCACGACGCCGCACCACTATCGCCAGGCGCATGACGGCGAAAGTGAGCAAGCGTTCTCGACACGCTGCGCGGATGAACTTGAAGGCCTTATCCTCGCTGAAGGCCCGGAGACCGTCGCAGCTTTTATCGGCGAGCCGGTGCTTGGGACAGGCGGTATCGTTCCACCCCCAAAAGGATACTGGACCGCGATCCAAGGCGTGCTCGACAAGTACGATATCCTGCTGATCGCCGACGAGGTGGTCTGCGGGTTTGGACGAACCGGTGAGCAATTCGGTTCCCACCTCTATGGCATGCGGCCGGACTTCGTGACCATCGCCAAGGGTTTGAGTTCCGCCTACCTGCCCATCTCCGGGTCAATCATTGGCGACCGCGTCTGGTCGGTCTTGGAACAAGGAACAGAGAAGCACGGCGCTCTCGGCCACGGCTGGACATATTCAGGTCACACGCTTTGCGCTGCGGCCGCGCTCGCCAATATTCGACTCCTAAAGGAAAGAAATATCCTGGAGCATGTCCGCGATGTCGGACCGTATTGGCATGCCCGTATGAATGCCGAACTGGCGGGACACCCCATCGTCGGAGAGGTTCGTGGTGTCGGAATCCTCGCCGCCGTAGAGCTGATGCGAGATCCAAAGCAGAGAATACCGTTTGAATCCGATCTTCAGGTCGGCGTTCGCGCCGCCGCTGCTCTGTTCGAGAATGGTGTCATCGGCCGTGCCATGCCACACGGCGATATCCTCGGCTTTGCCCCGCCTTTGATCATCACCCGTAAGGAGATCGACATAATCGTCGACGCAACCGCGAAATCAGTCGAGACGACCTATCGCGCGCTGAAGGCCGAGGGTGCGATATGAACATGCGAGTGCCGACGGAAGCGACCCCCGGGTTCGACGCCGTCCCGGGTAAAGTGGTCCTTGGGAGGAACTTCCAACGGACCAAACGCTTTGACGTCAGGCTGGCGTTAGGACTGGTCGCCCATTGGTGACGAGGGGTTGACAGCGCATTTCGCGCCGAGCCGACCGAAACCGCTAAACGTGAAGCCGTCAGATTCTAAGCATGCTTCGGATAACTTCGATCTCAAGCGATAACCAAATCAGTTCTGCCGCCGCTGTCCTGTTGCCCAACGATCAGGGTGTTTGTGCGGCGCGCCCTGCCGGTGTCCCTCCCCACCGGCAGGGCGCCTTTTTTGACCCGCTGGATCTCGGTGCCCCATTGGATCTGGGTGATTGTAGCGCGTCCGCAATCGATAGTTCGAGAAGGAGGTCATCTGCATATCCGGATGGCACATCGAGCTTCGATATTTCTACGACACCAGGGAAACCACCCACAATCGCAGCTTCGGACCCGCGGCTTGCGGCAGCCGGCGTCGAGGTCGCATCCACCTGCTTTCATATGATCGAAGGTCCGG comes from Mesorhizobium japonicum MAFF 303099 and encodes:
- a CDS encoding CaiB/BaiF CoA transferase family protein, whose protein sequence is MQNSLEGITVVAVEQAVAAPYASSRLADAGARVIKVERPEGDFARNYDKLVRGQSAYFVWLNRGKESVCLDLRLEADRAVLDTLIASADVFIQNLKPGSIQKLGFASADLRRRFPRLITCDISGFGDIGPYSHLKAYDLIVQAETGLCAITGNQQGPARVGVSVCDISAGMTAHSAILQALYHREVTGEGTGIQVSLFDAVADWMNVPVLQNDYSSYHTVRAGVKHPSLAPYGAYRCADGKEVIFSVQNDREWVNFCEKFLKQPGLTRASGFADNMERLGHRAQLDEIIERRFSELSCHQAMQELETAGLAYGRLNEVVDVSNHPHIRRVEVSTPEGTVATIAPAAIFNSEHPALRPVPALGAHTEAVREEVLALLRERAASAGDRV
- a CDS encoding LysR family transcriptional regulator; protein product: MDIRQLRYFVGVVEAGSFTKAAATLNVAQSALSLHVRQLEEGFGTQLLVRERTGVSVTASGDKLLERARNILKEIRLTEAELTNTAASPAGEVTIGIPSGAARVLSGPLLESVRAELPRVSLKMIEGMTGPLEEWMAAGRFNLAVLYRTADSVGRMTVLAREDLCLVVPSGEPPFEESISLADLHAFPLAVPMRNNNVRRSVADVVAQHGCALDVKFEVDSLSTIINMVIEGKAHSILAPSAVQKEASQGLVRTVKIVDPVITRSVVLAVNPKDERSAAVSAVRKLIPKVARELIESRAWAAAAPDAA
- a CDS encoding NAD-dependent succinate-semialdehyde dehydrogenase, with the translated sequence MFDARTYELFINGKWRAGGSKATLPVINPATEKVFASVASATVSDLDEALASAERSRKAWSSRPAKDRGEILVAAARILAEKAAAAARDLSAEQGKTIAEATGEYARAVETLEWNGRNVEELSASIPLGPNRMIVPEALGVVAAFTPWNYPAVLIARKLAPALAAGCPVILKGAEETPSVAVHIVESLRQAGIPDGVVNLVFGIPVHISRHLLSSPTVKVLTFTGSTAVGKQLAMLAANNLQRCILELGGHSPVIVCEDADLAKAIPAISEYKFECAGQSCNAPSRILVARSLYEQFLSRMTDAARKIKIGAPDDPATEMGPMANARRIEAMQRLTKDAVDRGARIETGGTRLDGPGFYWPPTILTGVPKDARVLHEEPFGPILTVAPFDTLEEAIEEANATEYGLAAYFFTGAADAQQKLINSLSAGAVSVNYLKGVSADAPYGGVKQSGYGYEGGEQGVRSFQILKMVNGLSSFG
- a CDS encoding fumarate hydratase; protein product: MGNRTRTIAGKDITRSVADALQYISYYHPPDYIRSLSQAYAREQSPAAKNAIGQILLNSRMAAFGRRPICQDTGLVVVFAKVGMETRIKSTISFADLVNEGVRQAYLDPDNPLRASIVADPLAGRVNTRDNTPAVVHVDLVQGNQIEITIAAKGGGSENKARFTTLNPSASVSDWVIDTVSTLGSGWCPPGLISVGIGGSAEKAMLLAKEAMNKPIDMSELIARGPSSAEEALRIELYERINALGIGAQGLGGLTTVVDVKVATYPTHAASKPVALIPQCAANRHLKFTLDGSGPIRVQPPDLCEWPDIGTDELSPAGVRRVNLDALTKEETASWRCGETLLLSGKMLTGRDAAHKRMVELIDAGKPLPFDLQGRVIYYVGPVRAVRDEVVGPAGPTTSSRLDDFTDKVLAETGLFAMVGKAERGRAAIESIVRHKTPYLIAVGGAAYLISKSIKSARLIAFEDLGMEAVYEFEVQDMPVIMAVDVDGNSIHNSGPLEWRKRMAADSIARNIGV
- a CDS encoding Lrp/AsnC family transcriptional regulator — translated: MKSKPNPARLDAWDFRILSEIQSDGRISKSELAKRVHLSASACSERLRALEVAGIIEGFYARLSPVLISGMVFVMVEVVLERHRLEDQRHFETAIGEFPEILDCWAIGGRIDYLMRIASPSMAAYQDFMERLLQAGLGIDQYYSLVVTKPVKSNSPIPLSALRER
- a CDS encoding aminotransferase, which translates into the protein MRLSNLGTEQLREKDRSFVFHPSTHLAKHSRGETPNRIMAGAEGVYIWDTEGRKSLDGFGGLYCVNMGYGCTEIAEAIARQAHELPFAHVYASQGTEPVALLAEAVVEYFGQNMRRVFFGLSGSDANETNIKLVWYYNNILGRPEKKKIISRHRGYHGSGLVTGSLTGLAFFHNFFDLPLDLVRHTTTPHHYRQAHDGESEQAFSTRCADELEGLILAEGPETVAAFIGEPVLGTGGIVPPPKGYWTAIQGVLDKYDILLIADEVVCGFGRTGEQFGSHLYGMRPDFVTIAKGLSSAYLPISGSIIGDRVWSVLEQGTEKHGALGHGWTYSGHTLCAAAALANIRLLKERNILEHVRDVGPYWHARMNAELAGHPIVGEVRGVGILAAVELMRDPKQRIPFESDLQVGVRAAAALFENGVIGRAMPHGDILGFAPPLIITRKEIDIIVDATAKSVETTYRALKAEGAI